The following DNA comes from Stigmatella erecta.
CCGTCATGGACCGCGCCTCCTCGCCCAGGGCGGCGATCACCGCGTCCGCGGAGGCGGCCGCCTTCACCGCCTCCTGGAAGCCCTCCGTGCCCGGCGAGAGGACGTCCGTTCCCTTCGCGTACACCACCCGGCCCTTCCACCGGCGCTCCAGCGCGTCCCGCAGGGTGACGTGCTCCCGGGCATCGCCCCGGGCCGGCCAGCAGCCCATCATGTTGATCCGCGAGTCCGCCAGCGGGCCCACGACGGCAATGCGCTGGACCGCGTCCCCCAGCGGCAACACACGGCCCTCGTTCTTCAAGAGGACGATGGACGCCTCGGCCATGCGCCGGGCCTGCTCACGCGACTCCGGGGTGGGCGCGGGGGGCCCGGCCGTCTCGTCCGCATAGGGCCGCTCGAACAGGCCCAGCGCGAACTTCACGCGCAGCACGCGGCGCACCGCCTCGTCCACCACCGCCTCGGGGACCTGGCCCGAGCGCACCAGCCGGGGCAGCTCGGGGGCGTAGAGGTTGCCCTCCATGTCCATCTCCACGCCAGCTGTGAGCGCCTGGCGGGCCGCCGCCGCGCCCTCCAGCGCGGTGCCGTGGTTCACCAGCTCCTGGATGGAGTTCCAGTCGCTGACCACGAAGCCGTTGAAGCCCCACTCCTGCCGCAGGATGCCGGTGAGCAGGTACGGGTTGCCCGTGGCGGGCACGCCGTTGAGCGTGTTGAAGGAGGACATCAGGGTCGCCGCGCCCGCCTCCACCGCGGCCTGGTAGGGCCGCAGGTACACCTGCCGCAGGCTCACGTCCGACAGGTCCACCGTGTGGTAGTCCCGCCCGGCCTCCGCCGCCCCGTAGGCGGCGAAGTGCTTCACCGAGGCGGCCACCGACGTGGGCGCGGCCAGCGACGCGCCCTGGTAGCCCCGGACGTAGGCCCGCGCCAGGGCGGCGCCCAGGTAGGGGTCCTCTCCCGAGCCCTCCACGATGCGGCCCCAGCGCGCATCCCGCGCGATGTCGGTCATCGGGGAGAACACCCAGCGGATGCCATCGGCGGCGGCCTCCGTGGCGGCCCGGCGCATGGCCTGCTCCACCTGCGCCGGATCGAAGCTCGAGGCCAGGCCCAGCGGCACCGGGAACAGGGTGCGGTGGCCGTGAATCACGTCGAAGCCAAACAGCAGGGGAATCTTCAGGCGGCTGTGCTCCACCGCCAGGCGCTGCAGCCGGTTGGTCTCCTTCGCCCCCACGAGGTTCAGGAACGCGCCCACCGCGCCCGCGCGCACCATCTGCTCATGGTCCGCCCGGCCCGTGCCCGGCCCCGTGGGCACGCCCTGGGAGTACTGGGCCAGCTGCCCCACCTTCTCCTCCAGGGTCATCTGGCGCAGCAGCGCCTCCACCCGCGCGTTCAGCTCCGCCCCGGCCAGCTCCGCGTTGGACGGGGCCCGCACCGGCGCCTCCCGCGGCGGGGGCGCCTTGCCCGCACACGCGCCCAGGGCCACGGCCAGCATCAGGCCCACCCCCCGCTTCCATCCCCCGTGCCCTCGGCGTTGCTCCTTCATGTCGGACGGCTCCCTCGGTGCTTCAGGTCATGGGGGACTCAAGCTTCCCCAGGAAATTCCGTTCCAGCGGACAAACAATCCGTTTTAACGGATTGACTCCCTGCCGGTTCCCCCCGACGATTGAACCTCGAACACTTCTCCCCGGCGAGGAACCGTTCTCCGCCTTCCGGACATCTTCCAGGGCGTCTTGCCTCATTTCGCCTCCGTCCTCCGTGAGACTTCACTCCGGAGGCGGATGACTCTTCGCGCAGCCACGTTACAGTCTGCCTGGACCTCTGGCCTGCCGCTGGAGAGGTCTTCACCGGTTGGAGGTATATCCATGAAGCTCAAAGGTCTTGCCCCGGCAGCGCTGCTGCTGTGGGGCGCAGCTCCCGCATTCGCGCACGGCACCGCCGTGGCCCGTCCCATCCAGCAGCCCGCCGAGGACCGGGAGCTGTGGATCACCCTGGCCACGGACTCGCTCGATGAGGTGCAGGCCACGCTGCGCGCCTCGGGCATGGCGCCCTCCACGTTGCCGCGCACGCAGAACAGCGTGTCGATGATGAAGGTGCGCGAGTCGGCGCTCTTCCGCATCTCCGAGCTGATGCACGAGCGCTACAAGCGCTGCGCGGGCTTCCTGGCCCACGAGACGGAGGCGGAGGCCACCGAGGCGATGAAGCGGGCCGGAGCCCCGGAGCTGCCCTACCTGACCGCCGTGGACTACACGCTGGACAACGCGGACACGGTGAACGCGCTCATCGCGGACCTGCACGAGCCGAACGTGCTGGCCACCATCAGCACCCTGTCCAGCTTCCCGACGCGCTACTACAAGTCGGCCACGGGCGCGGAAGCGGCCCTGAAGCTGAAGCAGATCTGGTCGGACTACGCCGCGTCCCGGCCGGATGTCACGGTCGAGGAGTTCGTCCACACGAACTACAACCAGCGCTCCATCATCCTGACCATCCCGGGCACCACCAAGGCCAGCGAGGTGGTGGTGCTGGGCGGGCACCTGGACTCGACGGTGAGCTCCAGCGGCTCCAACCCGAACGCGGCGTCGCCCGGCGCGGACGACGATGCCTCGGGCATCGCGTCGCTCACCGAGGTGATCCGCACCGCGCTGGCGCAGAACTACCGGCCCGAGCGCACGGTGAAGTTCATCGGCTACGCGGCGGAGGAGGCGGGCCTGCTGGGCTCGCAGGACATCGCCAAGAAGCACAAGAGCCAGGGCATCAACGTGGTGGGCGTGCTGCAACTGGACATGACCAACTTCCAGGGAACGGCCAACGTCGACGTCGGCCTCATCACCGACTACACGAACGTGGCGCAGAACACGTTCCTGCGCAACATCATCGGCACGTACACCGGCCTCGTCATCAGGGACACCAAGTGCAACTACGGGTGCTCGGATCACGCCTCGTGGCACGGCCAGGGCTTCCCGGCGTCCTTCCCCTTCGAGGCCACCTTCGCCGACAGCAATGACTACATCCACACGGCGAGCGACACGCTGGCGCAGAGCGGCAACAACGCGAACCACGCGCTGAAGTTCTCGAAGATCGCGGCCGCCTACCTGGCGGAGCTGGCCAAGGGCCCGGTGCAGAGCACCGCCGGGGACACCCAGGCCCCCACGGTGGCGCTCACCGGTCCGTCCACAGCCGCCCCCCTGGTGGGCCCGGTGACGCTCACCGCCACCGCGTCCGACAACGTGGGCGTGACGCGGGTGGACTTCCTCGTGGACGGTGCCGTGAAGGGCTCGGACACCACCGCCCCCTACAGCTTCGTCTGGGACACGGCCACCGTCACCAACGGGGCGCACACCCTGGCCGTGAGGGCCCTGGACGCCCGGCAGAACGCGGGCTCGGGCACCCCCCTCACGGTGACGGTGAACAACCCGAGCACCGCGGCGGAGCTGCACCCCACGCTGAAGGCGCCCGCGTGCACCACGGTGAACGCCAAGTGCGACTCGGGCACCCTGCTCGTGGGCCGCGGCACCCTGGGGCCCGAGCGCAGCGCGCCCAACACCATCAACAGCGCGTGCGCGGATCAGTCCTCGGGGAGCTTCCACGTGGACGAGTCGAATGACCGGCTCGTCGTGTCGACGGTGGACGGCACGCCGTTCGCGCCGGGCAAGACGGTGAAGATCGAAGCCACGGTGTGGGCCTACGCCAGCGGTCCGTCCGCGGACAAGCTGGACCTGTACTACGCGGCGGATGCCACCGCGCCGGTGTGGGTCTCGCTGGGCACGCTGACGCCCACGAGCGGCCGGGCGCAGACGCTGACGAAGACGTACACGCTGCCCACGGGCGGCGCGCTGCAGGCGGTGCGGGCGCGCTTCCGGTACGAGGGGGCCGCGGAAAAGCTCGCCTGTGGCACCGGCAAGTACGACGACCACGACGACCTGGTGTTCGCCGTCACGAAGTAAACGCCGGGGGCATGTGACTTCCGGCACATGTCCCTGCCGGCGGCGGTCTGTAGAGTGAGGTTCATCGGCGGTGGCTTCCGCCGGTCTGTGTCCCCCTCCCTCTCGTCTCCTCTTCAGGAGAAGGCCAAGAGCAAGGGTACCCGTTCACGGGTCATCGTGTGGGTTGTCTGAGACGTGCTTGCATCTCGGGGAGCCGTCCAGAGCAGCCGCGCAACATGAGGCGGTCTGTATCCCCCGCTGCCCCACGTTGCCGTGAACGGGTACCTTTCTCACAACGTTTCAGCAGGAAACGGCCTGGGCCTCCCCGGGCTTCATGGACTGTCCCTGGCACGTGCCTCGTGAGAGAAGCCCCCTCATGGACAGCCACCTCTTGAAAGAGCGCGCCCTCGCCGAGGGCTCGCCCATCATCGACTCCCGCTCCGCCACCTTCGTCTGGCGCGGCGCCCAGCGCGTCTTCGTCTCGGGCGACTTCCAGGACTGGAGCGAGCCCCTTCCGCTGGAGCGCGTGGGCCCCGGCCTCTGGGCCCGCACCCTCGAGCTGCCCCACGACGCCTACGTCGAGTACGCGTTCACCGACGCCAAGGGCAAGCGGGTGAAGGATCCGCTCAACCCGCTCCTCGTCGACAACGGCATTGGCGGCCGCAACCACTTCTTCTACATGCCCGGCAGCGCCCCCACCCCGCTCGGCCACCGCGCGCGCGGCGTGCCCCGGGGCCGCGTCACCCGCCACAAAGTGGACACCTCCGAGTTCGCCATCGGC
Coding sequences within:
- a CDS encoding M20/M25/M40 family metallo-hydrolase; translation: MKLKGLAPAALLLWGAAPAFAHGTAVARPIQQPAEDRELWITLATDSLDEVQATLRASGMAPSTLPRTQNSVSMMKVRESALFRISELMHERYKRCAGFLAHETEAEATEAMKRAGAPELPYLTAVDYTLDNADTVNALIADLHEPNVLATISTLSSFPTRYYKSATGAEAALKLKQIWSDYAASRPDVTVEEFVHTNYNQRSIILTIPGTTKASEVVVLGGHLDSTVSSSGSNPNAASPGADDDASGIASLTEVIRTALAQNYRPERTVKFIGYAAEEAGLLGSQDIAKKHKSQGINVVGVLQLDMTNFQGTANVDVGLITDYTNVAQNTFLRNIIGTYTGLVIRDTKCNYGCSDHASWHGQGFPASFPFEATFADSNDYIHTASDTLAQSGNNANHALKFSKIAAAYLAELAKGPVQSTAGDTQAPTVALTGPSTAAPLVGPVTLTATASDNVGVTRVDFLVDGAVKGSDTTAPYSFVWDTATVTNGAHTLAVRALDARQNAGSGTPLTVTVNNPSTAAELHPTLKAPACTTVNAKCDSGTLLVGRGTLGPERSAPNTINSACADQSSGSFHVDESNDRLVVSTVDGTPFAPGKTVKIEATVWAYASGPSADKLDLYYAADATAPVWVSLGTLTPTSGRAQTLTKTYTLPTGGALQAVRARFRYEGAAEKLACGTGKYDDHDDLVFAVTK
- the bglX gene encoding beta-glucosidase BglX, producing the protein MKEQRRGHGGWKRGVGLMLAVALGACAGKAPPPREAPVRAPSNAELAGAELNARVEALLRQMTLEEKVGQLAQYSQGVPTGPGTGRADHEQMVRAGAVGAFLNLVGAKETNRLQRLAVEHSRLKIPLLFGFDVIHGHRTLFPVPLGLASSFDPAQVEQAMRRAATEAAADGIRWVFSPMTDIARDARWGRIVEGSGEDPYLGAALARAYVRGYQGASLAAPTSVAASVKHFAAYGAAEAGRDYHTVDLSDVSLRQVYLRPYQAAVEAGAATLMSSFNTLNGVPATGNPYLLTGILRQEWGFNGFVVSDWNSIQELVNHGTALEGAAAARQALTAGVEMDMEGNLYAPELPRLVRSGQVPEAVVDEAVRRVLRVKFALGLFERPYADETAGPPAPTPESREQARRMAEASIVLLKNEGRVLPLGDAVQRIAVVGPLADSRINMMGCWPARGDAREHVTLRDALERRWKGRVVYAKGTDVLSPGTEGFQEAVKAAASADAVIAALGEEARSMTGEAASRTSLGLPGNQEQLLAALAATGKPVILVLFNGHPLVLTGLQAHARAIVEAWYPGIETGNALVNLLSGEVNFSGRLPVTLPRGVGQVPLYYNQLSTGRPPGAVDLTRPPTASENKYISRYIDEQNAPLYPFGYGLSYTDFAFSAPALSAQGLKAAAVPRQGAALQVKAQVRNTGAVEGTVVAQLYLRVRGASTAQPVRQLAGFARVHLAPGEAREVVFPLGFEELSFVNARSERVVEPGTHYDVWVGDSSEARAHVDFMME